From bacterium, the proteins below share one genomic window:
- a CDS encoding GAF domain-containing sensor histidine kinase, with product MAASTSFKVYRPGGARFGAAVTSRRVGATAIRILETVSGADSLTVAAREVADAMRDLVGFEAVWIRLRQGDDYPILTARDVPPEILENCNTLRRQAHDSLTCLCGAILDDKREKSDAPGFTARGGFWTNSLTDFASGGELAAATVGFRGHCVSKGFETLVSLPLRAAGETIGLIYLGDRRRDLIDAEVVGHLEELAHGLAVALASLQKDEKRQRAEEELRKLNLELESRVAKRTRELEETRDRLVASEKQTALARLLTGFAHEINTPLGISITASSLLEERVAAHRMSVHGDDAFLNLCAVSSSLISGNLRRVATLIETLKLLSPEQIGEPKREVALGEHLRVSTLEHVERLRAKGHTLDIQCADDLRVKLCPSNLAHVVEELLDNSLRHGLPEEGGGHVSLIAWAEGGELHLLYRDDGVGMDPDTLNRIFDPFFTTRRDLDGCGLGMHIVHNLVYQSMGGTIECSSAPGAGLTVHMAIPIDGKGA from the coding sequence GTGGCCGCAAGCACGAGTTTCAAGGTCTACCGCCCCGGCGGCGCCAGGTTCGGCGCCGCCGTCACGTCGCGCCGGGTCGGGGCGACCGCCATCCGTATCCTCGAGACCGTCAGCGGCGCGGATTCGCTCACCGTCGCCGCGCGCGAGGTCGCCGACGCCATGCGCGATCTGGTGGGCTTCGAGGCCGTCTGGATCCGCCTGCGGCAGGGCGACGACTATCCAATCCTGACCGCCCGCGACGTCCCCCCCGAGATCCTGGAGAACTGCAACACCCTGCGCCGCCAGGCCCACGACTCCCTCACCTGTCTCTGCGGGGCCATACTCGACGACAAGCGTGAAAAGTCGGATGCGCCCGGTTTCACGGCTCGGGGCGGCTTCTGGACCAACTCTCTCACCGATTTTGCGTCGGGCGGCGAACTGGCCGCCGCCACCGTGGGCTTCCGCGGACACTGCGTTTCGAAGGGCTTCGAGACGCTGGTCTCGCTGCCCCTGCGCGCGGCCGGCGAGACCATCGGTCTGATCTACCTGGGCGACCGGCGCCGCGACCTGATAGACGCCGAGGTGGTCGGGCATCTCGAGGAGCTGGCCCATGGCCTGGCCGTCGCCCTGGCCTCCCTGCAGAAGGACGAGAAACGGCAGCGAGCCGAGGAGGAGCTGCGCAAGCTCAACCTGGAGCTGGAGTCGCGCGTGGCGAAGCGCACGCGCGAACTGGAGGAGACCCGCGACCGGCTGGTCGCATCGGAGAAGCAGACGGCCCTGGCGCGGTTGCTGACCGGCTTCGCCCACGAGATAAACACGCCGCTGGGGATCAGCATCACGGCGTCCTCGCTGCTCGAGGAACGCGTAGCCGCGCACCGCATGTCCGTGCACGGAGACGACGCGTTCCTGAACCTCTGCGCGGTGTCGTCGTCCCTGATCTCGGGCAACCTGCGCCGGGTCGCCACGCTGATCGAGACCCTGAAGCTCCTGTCCCCCGAGCAGATCGGCGAGCCGAAGCGCGAGGTCGCGCTCGGAGAACACCTGCGGGTATCCACGCTCGAGCACGTCGAGCGCCTCCGCGCCAAGGGGCACACGCTGGACATCCAGTGCGCGGACGACCTGCGCGTGAAGCTGTGCCCGTCCAATCTCGCGCACGTGGTCGAGGAGCTCCTGGACAACTCCCTGCGTCACGGGTTGCCGGAAGAGGGCGGCGGACACGTGAGCCTGATCGCCTGGGCCGAGGGCGGCGAACTGCACCTGCTCTACCGCGACGACGGCGTCGGCATGGACCCGGACACGCTGAACCGCATCTTCGATCCCTTCTTCACGACGCGGCGCGATCTCGACGGCTGCGGTCTCGGCATGCACATCGTCCACAACCTGGTGTACCAGTCCATGGGCGGCACGATCGAATGCTCCAGC